The genomic stretch TATGGTCAAGTGGAAGAACCGGCAGATATTTTTGTCAGTGAAGAAGGCGTAGAGTACAGCTATGTAGGCTGGAGCTATCGTGAGGACCGTCTGCGTGAATTCGATCCGGACCGGGAGATCAGCCGGAAGACCTATGTCTATGCGTACTACGAGAACAATCAGAAGGAAGTAAATGATGCAAGGAAAGAGCTTGAGGATGCCATAAAGAATGCGATTGATAAGAGCGATGACTATTTCCTGACATTAAAGGAAACGGAGAAGCTGAAGGAAGCAATCGAAGAGGCCCTGGAGGTACTGGACCGTACTTCTCCAAAGGCGACCCTTGATGAACTGCTTGAAGCGCTGGAAAAGCTTAAAGAAGTGACAAAGCCGTTAGATGAAGTACTGGATGACCGTTATGACCACTATGATGAGATCCAGAGCTCGGGAAGCAAGGGAGGAAGCAAAGGCGGAGGAGGAACCGGAAGCGGAATCAAGGCAAACCCTTACAACCCAAGCAGGAGCAAGAGTTACATCGTGGGCACCAATGGAAACTGGGAAGAGCTTTCAGGAACGGGAGGCCAGTGGGCCTTTGTGCTAAACGGAGGAATCCGTCTGACAGGAATGTGGGCGAAGCTGGATTATGCAAACGGAGACGTGAACAAAAACGGCTGGTATCATTTCAATTCCAGCGGAATCATGGATTACGGCTGGTTCCGTGATGAGAAGCTTGACTGGTATTACTGCAATACAGAATCAGACGGCTGGCTTGGAAAGATGAAGACGGGCTGGCATCATGATAAGGAAGACAACCGCTGGTATTATTTAGACCCTGAGACAGGAATGATGGCAAAGGGCTGGAGGAATATCGGAGGAAAATGGTATTACTTTACAGAGCAGAACAGTATGGAAACCTATCGGTATGATGCGTCAACGGAAAAATGGATCTATAAGAGCAATGAAGGGCGGCCACTGGGATCCATGTATGTCAGTGAGATGACGCCTGACGGATATGCCGTTGGAGGAGATGGAGCCTGGCTGCAGTAAGGAGGAAACAATGAAAAACATGAAGAAATGGAAAGCGCAGACTGCATTGATACTGGCAGCCGCCATGGTTATTACCATGGCGGCACCGCCCGCATCTGCAGCAACGCTAGGATACGGCGATCCTTCTGTCGTTCAATTTGATCCGCAGAAGGGGCCGAATCTATCGCATTCTACATATGCGAATGTACCAAGATATGAAAATAACATTTCCTATGCCACGGGACAGGCAGGATATGCCCTAAGTTCATCTGTGGATTTTAGCGGCATTGAAACAGAGGACAAAGGCTCCGGACCAAGGCCCAAGCTTCCGGTATTCCAGGTTGAGTGGCCGGGCTATACCTTTGACGGCTGGTATAACGAAAATGGAAATAAGGTTCTCAACCTGCCTTATGCTTTCCCCTATGAGTCACCGGAAACCTATAAGGCGGTTTGGAATGGCAACAGCAGCAGCCAGTTTGATTTCACGGTCATGCATTACCGTGATTTAAATTCGGCAAGAGACAGCATAACTGACGGTACCAGTCAATCCGCATGGCCATCAGACGGCGACAGCCAGGTGATCCGTTTTTTTGATGACGGAACCTGGACGAATCCGGTGACAGCCAATACACCGGTTTCAGCCACCTATAAAAGGAACATACCGGGGTATAAGCTGAAATCAGTGCTGATAAAAAACAACAAGATCAGAAGATTTGATGATGCGAGCGGGGCCGGAACACTGGAAGAGGCCGCTGCTGTCAACACTTCTACCAACGCGATCCGGGGATACATGCCTAACGATGATCTTACGGTTGCCTATCGTTATGAACCGGATACCAGCAAGAAATTTACACTGCGGGTAGAATACGTTGATGGAGACGGCACTGCTATAAAAACACCGGATGCCTATGCTTACTCTGCAGAAACAGCCTTCTCTGTTGCACCTGCCGCTATAACGGCATATGAACTTACTGGTGCAGAGCTGAAGGCCGGATATGGAGATACAGATGATTTAGTAAACAGAGGAATCTATTCGGCGGCTTCGGCTGGCTGCAGCTTTGATGCAGATAAGAATTATACTGGAAAGATGCCCAATCAAATGGTGGTAATCACCTATAAGTATCAGATTGATCCGTCTTATACGACTCATATTATTGTAAATACGGTGGATAATCATAACAACATTCTTGAACAACAGCAGGATTTGTCCGTATCCCCGACTGAACCCGTTGAACTGGAAATAGAGAGAAAATCAGGATATTCTTATCCACCGAATATCACGTGGAACGGTAATTTCTCCAACTCCGTTCTGGATCAGACAAGCGAAACGCTGACCTTTAATACGGACATTGTCGGAGGTTCTGTTACCATTACCTATAACGAGGATTTGACGGATCCTGATTACTGGGCCCGCATTGATTACTATAATGGTGCGAACGGAAGTCTGTCGGGAGATTCCTCTCCCAGGTTTTTCAGGCTGGATACCTATACAATTGATGAATTGACTCAGAGCATCACCCCGTCACCGGCGACTCACTATTTATTTGACGGCTGGTATAAAGCAAACGCAAACGGAACAGGAAAAACCGGAGCAAAGCTTACCGGAGATGTAGAGATAACCGGGAACCTGAAGCTGTATGCCAATTTTGAAGAGGACCCCAATGAGTGGTTTGATTTAAACTTTGTATCCGGAAGCCATGGAAGTATTGTTTCAGGAGCCACTTCGGTCCATGTAGTAAAAGGAACGATATGGACGGATCTGGCACTTCCTTCGCTTCAGCCAGATGACAATTATATGTCTGCAGGCTGGTATGATGAGAATGGGAACCAGGTACAAAATGATCTTCAGATTCTTTCCAATCACAGCTATACGGCCAGGTTCACGCCAATTGCAGGAGATGACGGGATTTTATGCATTCCGGATGCAGATGGTTCCGTATCAGCAGATGGAAACGGGCAGATCAGAATCAATGGTGCGAACGAAGAGAGAAAGTATGCAGTTACGGATGCAGACGGTATCGTCATATCCACCATGACAGGCTCTCAGTTGCAGAGCGGGAAATTTACAGGACTCAACCCCTGTACCTATTATTATGTGTATGAACTTTCATTGACTGCAGTACCTGTAGCAGGGGAACCGCTGACCAGTCATGTGGATGGTGCCCTGATAAGCCAGCCTGCAAGAGAAGGCATTGTCACTCTTGGTAACAACTATTCCATTGTAAATGATGGAAATGAGGGCAGGAAGAAAATCAGGATCAGTCCGACGGCGGCGGATACGCTGTATGCGCTGCTCGATGGTGATGGAAATGCCGTTTCATTGGAGGGATCAGCAGACGGATGGTTAGAAGCCGCAGGAAATCCGGCTTTTGCAGAATTCCCAGGTCTGGAATCCGGCCGGGAATATACGGTAGTTGCAAAGCATTTGGGAGAAACAGAGTCTCCGTCTGAAAAGATATTGCTGGGAAATACTATTTTCCTGGAAGAATCCTCTCAGGTGCAAAATCAGACCTATACTCTGTATATCACAAACGGAGGCTATGCAG from Lacrimispora sphenoides JCM 1415 encodes the following:
- a CDS encoding N-acetylmuramoyl-L-alanine amidase family protein yields the protein MKNMKKWKAQTALILAAAMVITMAAPPASAATLGYGDPSVVQFDPQKGPNLSHSTYANVPRYENNISYATGQAGYALSSSVDFSGIETEDKGSGPRPKLPVFQVEWPGYTFDGWYNENGNKVLNLPYAFPYESPETYKAVWNGNSSSQFDFTVMHYRDLNSARDSITDGTSQSAWPSDGDSQVIRFFDDGTWTNPVTANTPVSATYKRNIPGYKLKSVLIKNNKIRRFDDASGAGTLEEAAAVNTSTNAIRGYMPNDDLTVAYRYEPDTSKKFTLRVEYVDGDGTAIKTPDAYAYSAETAFSVAPAAITAYELTGAELKAGYGDTDDLVNRGIYSAASAGCSFDADKNYTGKMPNQMVVITYKYQIDPSYTTHIIVNTVDNHNNILEQQQDLSVSPTEPVELEIERKSGYSYPPNITWNGNFSNSVLDQTSETLTFNTDIVGGSVTITYNEDLTDPDYWARIDYYNGANGSLSGDSSPRFFRLDTYTIDELTQSITPSPATHYLFDGWYKANANGTGKTGAKLTGDVEITGNLKLYANFEEDPNEWFDLNFVSGSHGSIVSGATSVHVVKGTIWTDLALPSLQPDDNYMSAGWYDENGNQVQNDLQILSNHSYTARFTPIAGDDGILCIPDADGSVSADGNGQIRINGANEERKYAVTDADGIVISTMTGSQLQSGKFTGLNPCTYYYVYELSLTAVPVAGEPLTSHVDGALISQPAREGIVTLGNNYSIVNDGNEGRKKIRISPTAADTLYALLDGDGNAVSLEGSADGWLEAAGNPAFAEFPGLESGREYTVVAKHLGETESPSEKILLGNTIFLEESSQVQNQTYTLYITNGGYAAEVTRNNVPLEIEEGATQISVREGDKIRIKAPDVTGYGFKRWDCLIGSMSLTASQAEQQNPWVIMPAGDVVLQARYESVPATATSSNATVDYSPKNGTFALNMQTDLLEALKLDLIDNSSDPGLLASGHKVEYTVKFDRRSVPTATESNAVRDVAAVDSEALKIPWVLGISLSRKVDGINKALPSDGNHTPDIQVYGTLDTSLLGNMDYQLWKVENADSDPVCTEIIPVEPDLNDPDAGFTGTFRFNANVGDTIILTYSKSYTVTVTDTIRGSVASLKARAGSILEDADGYMDLECLEDYTDPVTGIVYEFAGFKKQPLATAGFYDITAPINKDLQLYAVYEQEDDSLWQEAKNRLEDEINTANALKNNGSVSEEDRNILTDAIHDAIVVRDTLPRPTIDELDQAYQTLKDIVDGITNGNGPGGDNGPGGDNGSGGDNGSGGDNGSGGGNGSGGGSGSGGGSGSGSGSSSGMSSSSSSSVGPGAYRFGSYKTYTNDVDGHWENFNPAANGWSFILSSGTKLKDQWANIRYSYNGTTLIYTYHFDKEGVMDSGWFLDEEGKWYFLSTVHDGWFGRLKTGWHLDDNDGRWYYLNLFNGAMLTGWQKIDGEWYYLTPENSQQTWYLDKTTGKWVYAGQSGRPLGSLYRDEETPDGYYVDDSGKWTPETP